The DNA segment ttactaaaaaatacaaaaattagccaggtgtggtggtgcgcgcctgtaatcccagctactcaggaggctgaggcaggagaatcgcttgaacctaggaggcagaggttgcagtgagctgagactgcgccactgcactccaacctgggcaacagagcgagattccatctcaaaaaaaaaaaaaaaaaaaaatagtgccaaCTCAGCAAAAGCCAAACAGTCCAACCTTCCTTAAGAAAAGCTGATAATGGTGGCAGGATTCTCTGCCCAAAGGAGACCCTCAAGTCTGTCTACTCTTGGGAGTAGACACTAACACTGTTACAGGATTTTCCTTGGGTACCAGCCATGATTCAGGCAGAGGGGAAAGTGAGATAGAAAGGAGGAACCACAGGGTAAGGAGTAGTTGTGAAAGAATTAGAAGTCGGAAGTCTACTGTAGCAGTAAAGACtgtttgggttcaaatcctagctccatttttttttttactagctgtgtggtcttgggttAGTTacccagcctctctgtgcctccattttttaaaatctgtaaaaaaCTGGAATAGTGTCTACTATTGTTCTGAGGattagttaatatatgtaaagcactgagaatgatgtctggcacacagttttgtgtgtgtacgtgtgtgtgtgtgtgtacacacgttATTATTAATGACCAGTTGAAGAAGCCATATAAAGTAGGACAGTAGTATCCATCAACTgtaaaaatcaaacactgcaaTACCATGAAGAGATAGCTGTCATTTAATTAGATTTGCCACAAAAAGCAATAACCTTAGCTAATCACgctgccctcctcctccacctAACCCCCATCTCCCTTCATATGCACAAACACAGGAACCCAAagcccctcctccccacaatcCTCCCCACTCACATTATGGGAAGAAATGTCACTAAATGGACTTAGCCTCCTCCATATAGCATGGAACAGgtgaataaaaatatctttatgaagAATTTTGTTGTGCTGTTATCTTAGGGTTGAATCAGGGCTGAGATGGAGGCAGAGGCAAGTGAGGTCTGGGGATCTCTTAGAGATCAGGATTTGTCTGAGAGGCACAGAGCCTATAGTTCACCCAGAAAGGGGGCTATGTCTAAGAAGACAGGGGCTAGAATTGGCTAGGCTGAAAGTTTTTTCAAGTGTATGTGTGAGGGTAAGGGTAGCTATAAAtccattctccttcctcccccTATACCTTCCCTAGCTCCCAGATAGAAGGGCAGGGGGCCCTGAGCAGGGAACAGAGTCACAATTCCCCCAAGTTTCATCTGATTCCCACAGAGCTTCCAGCAGGCAGTGAGTTGGGCATATCCCCTGGTGCTGCCTGACCCCTTCCCCCAGCTCAGGGCTTCTTCTCTCCACCTGTGAGCACCAGGGCCTGCAGGATGTCAGACAGTGATACAATTCCCTTGACCACATCATTTTCATCCACCACTACAAGTCGGTGAACCTGGCACAGAACAACAAGGGAAAAAGGGAATGTTTAGTGCTGGCCTCAGCACTGGAATGCTGGAATGTTTAGCTCTGCCCCTACTCTCCTTGCCAAACCCCACTCTCAAGGTTGCTCCCCTCAGCTCCTTTAGGGTTGCTGGCCTCCCTACCTCTGCTTCCACTAGCCTGTTGATGATGGTCTCCAGAGTCTCATGCAGGTAGCACTTGAGAACACCCTCAAAGTAATGTGATCGATGTTGCAGGGCTTTAGTCACAGATACATCTAGGTTGTTGTAAGTCTTTTCTGCTGCCAGATTCTGGGGAGACAGAGGAAGGAGCTTGCAGGGAAGCAAGAAAGCCAGCCTCCAAACCCTGAACCCATCCAACCTCACCAGAGGGATTCAGGGCAATTGTCAGCCACAAGGCATACCCAACTCATTCAATTCCTTTTCAAATAGGATTTGAAAGCCTGGAAGCTTCTAAGACCCTGAGATCACAGAAGAgactcccttctccctctccatATTTAATAGCACCCCCCACCCTTCCCTACCTCCCAAACCCTCCAAAATCACTCACGATAACATCAAACTTGGAGTAGATGTCCACCACACGCCCTAGGGGGACAGAGGCAGCTCAGTAAGGAGGATCTGGGGTCTAAAGCTCCCCCTACTCACAGAATCACCCTCCTGGCTAAGCTGAGGGGAAAACAGATTTTCCCGGAGCCACCCTGACTTGCCTGgatcttccctccctctccttctgccCAATCTCTCACCCTTCTCGTCCACCACTGGCAAGGCTGAGACTCGATGCTGTACAAAAATCCCCAGAGCCACATAGACGGGGGTGGTAGTGCGAACCATAGCAATATTGGCATAGGTGCCAATCTGCAGCTCTTCCAGAGACTTGGACATGAACTCTGGCTTGGGGAACTCAGTGATCTGAGGAAAGAACCATCAGCTTAATTTTCAAGGCACCCAAAGCCACCCTTGGATAACCCCTCCAACCCAGTATGTTAGAAATAAGGGCTGGGTGCgctggcttatgcctataatcccagtactttgggaggctgagggggacatattgcttgagcccaggagttcaagaccagcctgggcaacttggcaaaaccccatctctataaaaaataccaaaaaattagccaggtgtggtggtacacacctgtagtcccagctcttctgGGGGTTGAGATTGggggtcacctgagcccaagaggttggaggctgcagtgagccatgatagtgcctctgcacgccagcctgggcaacagagtaagaccttgtatcaaaataaattaataaataaataagaagtggggctggatgcagtggctcacacctgtaatcctagccctttgggaggctgaggcgggaggatcacttgagctcaggagttcgacactagcctgggcaacacagtgagaccttgtctcttttttcaataaataaataaataaacgaaaaaagagaaaaaagaactggGCTGAGGAGCACTTACAAACAATTTGAGGAACTTCAGAATGCGCTTGTGGGTGAGGATATACAAAGTATTGCCTGATTCTGGGTCAATAACTGGCAGCCTGTGGATCTTGTTCCGAATTAATGAAGAGACAGCATCAAACAAGCTGTGGGAGGGTTGGAGATAATAAGTTCCACAGTGCTGGGGCTGAGGGTGAGTAAACAGCTCCACAAAGTGTATCACTAAACAGGGAAAGCTAATGGTTAGGGAAGGGGGGCAGAGTACAGGCCAgacttagagagagagagaaagtgtgtaagtgtgtgtgtgtgtgtgtgtgtgtgtgtgtgtgtcttttctctcttcttcccctttccctggGTGTCTAGGGCATTAGCTAGGCTGATGGCAAATCTCTTCCCCTTTTTGGACAGATGGATAACTGGAACCCAcctggcattaggagaaatgcagACAAGCGGTTTAAAGGAATCCTGGAGGTACACCTCTGAAGGGAAAAGGGATGGGTCACAAAATACCACCATGGAAAAGCATTTCCCAGAAACCCTCCATCCCTTTATAACCTTTTACAACCCCAATTCTCTACATACCTCTCCAAGTTTCTATCTTGTGTTCTTCTAGCTCATAGATCTGTACCTGAAAGCAGAAGCAACAGAATTTGAGACCTGATCTCTCTGCTTCCTGAAGCCCTTGTGGCTTGCTGGGAGCAAAAGAAATGAGAATGAGGGACTTAGGGTAGGGAAAGTGATTTTGGTCATTGGGCTAAGGTTCCTTACCAAGGCTGATTTATAGTAGCGGTGCAGGATATTGATGAAATCAGTGATGGTCAGCATGCCTAGAGGACAAGACAGAGCCCTCAGTACTGCCTGAAGCTTGTCTCCCTGCCCAGCACAAGATGCCAAAAATAATGTGTTCCAGAAACTTTTGCTTACCCACAAAACTTTGCTTCTTACTATCCCATAAAGGGGCAGCTCGTACACCGTTAGTCACCAAAGCAAAAAAAGCTTTCTTCACCTGTAGCCAAGACAGTAATAATCATAAAGGCAAATCCACAGGGGCAGGACTGTAAAATAAAGAACAGTGTTTGGGCATGTTGGGTAAAACATGAGACTAACTTCACAGAAGGATAAGGATATTACCCTTAGGATGAGATAGGATGAGAGGTATTAAACCACAGGCTCCaaagggggaagggaaaagaGGATTCACCCACCTGCAGGGACGTATCAAATACAACCAATTTGGAGCTTGTGGGAATCAGGTCATAGCAGCGATGAGACTTCATGAAGGAAGTATACACGCTATTGTTGGATTCTGGGGTCTCTGCATAGGGTGGGATAGTTAGCAGCTTCCTTCCCCATAAAAACTCCCAatcaaaagagacagaaaacagaatagtGTTCTAGTATCTCAAATATTTAcagcatgattttttttataaGGCCCCTTATCTGTCTTGTTCCTATTGTTTCCACAAAACCTGCATAAACCTCTTAGAAACCATTTCATCCAACCCCTATCTCCAGGTTAAGACTTTATCTATTGGTCCCTATAGGTAAAAGAAAGTTGACTAAAACATAAAGCCTATAGTATCTCTCTTTAACATGTTATAATCTAAAAATGTTTCTCATCTTTAATCCAAGCTTTCCCTTTCATATATTTAGCACATTTTCACTTTCCTCTTTTTTCAATGAAATAAGCTGCTTAAAATTCTTCCAAGactgtgctgggcatggtggcaagcacctgtaatcccagctacgcaggaagttgaggcagaggatcacttgaacccaggagctcaaggacagcctgggcaacacagtgaacccgtctcaattgaaaaaaaaagttaaaattttaagacCTGAAAATGGGAAAGTCATGGTCCAAGTTGGGCCATTTCTCATTAACAATAAGTTGGAGCCCAGTGCTCAATCAACCTGGCTCAAAACACCCTGATAGTCCATTCTGGGACCACCCTGTAAATCAGAAATCATCCCAGGAGATCCTGGGTAGTTTACCTTTTTCTATTCCTGTGATTTTAATTGCTCGCTCTAAACTAGGGAAGCAATCTCCCAAAATAATAGCTTGAATGTGCTACATACTATACTAtgtgcacttaaaaatattacattagccaggcgcggtggctcacgcctgtaatcccagcactttgggaggctgaggtgggtggatcacgaggtcaggagatcaagaccatcctggctaacacggtgaaaccccgtctctactaaaaatacaaaaaattagctgggcatggtggtgggcgcctgtagtcccaggtactcgggaggctgaggcaggagaattgcttgaacctgggaggcagaggttgcagtaaccccagattgtaacactgcactccagcctaggcaacaagagtgaaactccgtgtcaaaataataataaataaataaattacattgactgggcatggtggcgcacgcctgtaacccagcactttgggaggccaaagtgggtgggtcacctgaggtcaggagtttgagaccagtctggcaacatggcaaaaccccatctctacttaaaaaatacaaaaattagccaggcgtggtggcacgtgcctgtagtcacagctactcaggggactgaggcaggagaattgcttgaacccaggaggtggaggttgcagtgagacgagattgtgcctctgcactccagcctgggcgacagagtgagactctgtctccaaaaaaaaaaaaaaaaaaaaaaaaattacaaaatttaatccttacaacaaatGTGTAAGTACTGTCCTCatgtttcagatgagaaaataggTGTAGTTAAATAAACTGTTCAAGTTCACCCATTAATAAGTGGCAAGAAAGACTCAAACAAACCCAGATCTGATTCCAAACTTCATGctcttaagtctttaatcaatttggtttttaatatttaatttttaaaccaaaGTTATACAGACACACGGTTTAAACAGTCAGTTTTACaaattttgttaagaaaaaaatgcagtccTTGCAACCCACCTTCCTGTACTACCCTTCCCCAGAGATGAGAACATCTATCTacctcttttagttattttggtaCTTAATTCTATGTCCTTAAATAACATGTTTGTATTGCTAgtttccgattttttttttttttcattttggggcATTATTTATCATCTACCTACCAAAGAAGAGGAGAATTTCTAGTTCTCTCTCCTACTAGGGCTTCACCACAAACATGTACTTCCCATCCTCCCCATTCTTCCAGGAGCTAAACCATaatgtttaaatcttttttatttatttttttttgagagggagtcttgctctgtcacccaggctggagtgcagtggcatgatctcagcttactacaacctcagtct comes from the Macaca mulatta isolate MMU2019108-1 chromosome 11, T2T-MMU8v2.0, whole genome shotgun sequence genome and includes:
- the PRKAG1 gene encoding 5'-AMP-activated protein kinase subunit gamma-1 isoform X1; the encoded protein is METVISSDSSPALENEHPQETPESNNSVYTSFMKSHRCYDLIPTSSKLVVFDTSLQVKKAFFALVTNGVRAAPLWDSKKQSFVVLRALSCPLGMLTITDFINILHRYYKSALVQIYELEEHKIETWREVYLQDSFKPLVCISPNASLFDAVSSLIRNKIHRLPVIDPESGNTLYILTHKRILKFLKLFITEFPKPEFMSKSLEELQIGTYANIAMVRTTTPVYVALGIFVQHRVSALPVVDEKGRVVDIYSKFDVINLAAEKTYNNLDVSVTKALQHRSHYFEGVLKCYLHETLETIINRLVEAEVHRLVVVDENDVVKGIVSLSDILQALVLTGGEKKP
- the PRKAG1 gene encoding 5'-AMP-activated protein kinase subunit gamma-1, with amino-acid sequence METVISSDSSPALENEHPQETPESNNSVYTSFMKSHRCYDLIPTSSKLVVFDTSLQVKKAFFALVTNGVRAAPLWDSKKQSFVGMLTITDFINILHRYYKSALVQIYELEEHKIETWREVYLQDSFKPLVCISPNASLFDAVSSLIRNKIHRLPVIDPESGNTLYILTHKRILKFLKLFITEFPKPEFMSKSLEELQIGTYANIAMVRTTTPVYVALGIFVQHRVSALPVVDEKGRVVDIYSKFDVINLAAEKTYNNLDVSVTKALQHRSHYFEGVLKCYLHETLETIINRLVEAEVHRLVVVDENDVVKGIVSLSDILQALVLTGGEKKP
- the PRKAG1 gene encoding 5'-AMP-activated protein kinase subunit gamma-1 isoform X2: MKSHRCYDLIPTSSKLVVFDTSLQVKKAFFALVTNGVRAAPLWDSKKQSFVGMLTITDFINILHRYYKSALVQIYELEEHKIETWREVYLQDSFKPLVCISPNASLFDAVSSLIRNKIHRLPVIDPESGNTLYILTHKRILKFLKLFITEFPKPEFMSKSLEELQIGTYANIAMVRTTTPVYVALGIFVQHRVSALPVVDEKGRVVDIYSKFDVINLAAEKTYNNLDVSVTKALQHRSHYFEGVLKCYLHETLETIINRLVEAEVHRLVVVDENDVVKGIVSLSDILQALVLTGGEKKP
- the PRKAG1 gene encoding 5'-AMP-activated protein kinase subunit gamma-1 isoform X3 encodes the protein MSILKVKKAFFALVTNGVRAAPLWDSKKQSFVGMLTITDFINILHRYYKSALVQIYELEEHKIETWREVYLQDSFKPLVCISPNASLFDAVSSLIRNKIHRLPVIDPESGNTLYILTHKRILKFLKLFITEFPKPEFMSKSLEELQIGTYANIAMVRTTTPVYVALGIFVQHRVSALPVVDEKGRVVDIYSKFDVINLAAEKTYNNLDVSVTKALQHRSHYFEGVLKCYLHETLETIINRLVEAEVHRLVVVDENDVVKGIVSLSDILQALVLTGGEKKP
- the PRKAG1 gene encoding 5'-AMP-activated protein kinase subunit gamma-1 isoform X4, encoding METVISSDSSPALENEHPQETPESNNSVYTSFMKSHRCYDLIPTSSKLVVFDTSLQVKKAFFALVTNGVRAAPLWDSKKQSFVGMLTITDFINILHRYYKSALVQIYELEEHKIETWREVYLQDSFKPLVCISPNARSLSSPSQSSCPSLWKSCRLAPMPILLWFALPPPSMWLWGFLYSIESQPCQWWTRRNLAAEKTYNNLDVSVTKALQHRSHYFEGVLKCYLHETLETIINRLVEAEVHRLVVVDENDVVKGIVSLSDILQALVLTGGEKKP